The Miscanthus floridulus cultivar M001 unplaced genomic scaffold, ASM1932011v1 fs_487_2_3, whole genome shotgun sequence genome segment TTTGATTGCCAGACTAACAGAAACCCATGACATGATCAATGAATAAATCTCAAATCGCAAATTCTTCAAGTAGCCATGCAACAAGCTAAACGTTCTATTATAACACATGGATATGTTTGCTAGCaacaataacaaaaaaaaataaagtaaAGATAGAAAGGCGCCGGAACTTGTAATTCGTTGCCCGGTTCGTTTTTTTTAGCAGGAGAAGAGGGTCCGGTAAATCAATGAAACTGTGTTTTACCTGTACCCGTTGTACCGCCGCTCGAGATGGGCCGTTGCGCTCTGGCTCATCGttggctgtttttttttttttttaactgaATCGTGGGCTGTTCTGATCTCCGAGTAGGATACATGGAAGGGAACGAATCAGGAGGAACCACGAGGATCCTACCGCGCGTTGGGAGGAGGAACCAAGAACGCAAATCACAGCAGGAGGAACCTTGTCGAAAACGTGATTCAAATTCGATCGACAACTGAAGAGATGGCGGAAACTACGACCCCGGTATATTTCATTTATTCTCCCTGCTGTGTCTGCCTGTGTGTATATATGGTTATTCACGTCAAATCTAACATTACATTATTATATACTCCTAATTACAGGAGCACGAACAGGAGGGCGACGATGATAGGCTAAGCACCCTTCCAGACGACATCCTCCTCCTGATCCTGAATAAGCTCGACCTGATACGTGACGCTGCAAGGACCACCGTCCTCTCAAGCTGGAGGCATTTGCTAGGGCTCCGTTCCGAGATCGTTCTGGACGTTCTGAACTTCGACGCTACGCATCAGGACGACGATGATTTGGAGTACACAATGGACGACCTGTTGCGGACTAACGCTTCCGTGGTCGAAGCCACAGAGATCCTCCTGCGGCAGCACCGCCGCCAGCACACCACCATCCAGCTCCTGGACATCACATTCTATCTCAGGGACGAATCCATCGGCATTGTTCGCGCCGTGGACAGAGCCATGGCAGACCACAGGATCCTCGAGGCCAAGTTCACGGTCATCCCGGACGTTCCGGACGTCTACTGCGAAGACGACGATGTTCTGCTCGCCTACGGGAGGCGCTTCATGACGTTCTTTGATGCGTACCCCCGTGCATTTACCGATCTCAGGGACCTGAACTTACATGCTCTAAAGCTCGGCGAATCCGACATCGCTAATGTGCTTAGCGCATGCGAGAAGCTGGAGTACTTTAGCCTTGTCAACTGCGACGCAGGGATTGGCGACGATCAGTCGTCTGTGTTACAAATAGAGCACTCGCGCCTTGTTGAGTTGGTGGTTATTTTTTGCGGATTTGGGACTGTTGAGCTCAAGTGGCTTCCAAGGCTCACACGCTTGACATGTCGAAATTGGATGCCTTCACAGGATCAGTATCCACTGTCAATCGGCTATGTTCCACAGCTTCGCGTGCTAACTCTAAGTAATGATTGCACGGCTCAGCACAAAACTATTAAGCTAACTGAGTTCATTGGTAATACTGCTGTTGCTGAACTTGATCTGAATTTCCTATGCGAAAAGGTGAGTGATAATAGTGAAATAAATTTTAAttgttggaaacatgtttatatatGCTTCAGAATATTGTTTTACTGATAATAATTGTCTCTACTATATTTTATTTGGTGTAGATTTGGA includes the following:
- the LOC136531953 gene encoding uncharacterized protein, with translation MAETTTPEHEQEGDDDRLSTLPDDILLLILNKLDLIRDAARTTVLSSWRHLLGLRSEIVLDVLNFDATHQDDDDLEYTMDDLLRTNASVVEATEILLRQHRRQHTTIQLLDITFYLRDESIGIVRAVDRAMADHRILEAKFTVIPDVPDVYCEDDDVLLAYGRRFMTFFDAYPRAFTDLRDLNLHALKLGESDIANVLSACEKLEYFSLVNCDAGIGDDQSSVLQIEHSRLVELVVIFCGFGTVELKWLPRLTRLTCRNWMPSQDQYPLSIGYVPQLRVLTLSNDCTAQHKTIKLTEFIGNTAVAELDLNFLCEKIWIQPEGPKRLTPLLQNLRVVTVRFIHEEYDLMWTLFILEAAPLLHTLNILQMSYHICYSDEENQTDENTRENFDRAADLLKWETHHDFKYYNMKKLTIEGFQVEAKFTRYIRRVMEAAMNLEVVSLRESHPCLR